TCGTCGCCATGGTTGTGACGGACTGCCTCTCGGTGAGTGACGCCTACGACGCCGTGAGTTGGAACGTCATCTTCCTCCTCGCAGGCGTGATTCCGCTGGGTCGCGCACTCCAACTGACCGGAGGTGTCGCGCTCATCGGAGACCTCGTCGGTGAGGCCACCGTGTTTCTTCCACTCGTCGCCGTGCTCGCTGCGTTCTACCTCTTGACGGGGCTCTTGGCGAACGTCATCACGCCCGTCGCGAGCGTCGTCCTCATCTTACCCATCGCTATCGACACGGCACAGCGACTCGGGGCAGACCCGTTCGGATTCGCCATCGCCGTCACGTTCGCGGGGAGCACGGCCTTCATGACGCCCATCGGCTACCAGACGAACCTCATGGTGTACGGCCCGGGCGGCTACCGCTTTTCTGACTATCTTCGGGTGGGCGGGCCACTCCAACTACTCTTGGCCGTCGTCACGACGTTCGGAATCGTGTTGCTGTGGGGCCTCTGACGAGGCGGCCATCCCGGGCTGAAAACGCACTCAGTTCGAGCTTTGTTCGTGTTCGCCGCGAGTGTCGACATCCGTGTTCGTCTGGGCGCCATCGACACCGTTTGCGGGGTCGTAGCCTGCCGGACCAGACGGCAACGTTTCGGGGTCGTTCACGCTCAACCCCGTGGTGACGAGGAGACGCAGCCCGCGACGAACCGGCATGTCGAGTTCGCGGATTTCGTCCGGCGAGAGCATGACGAGTGCGCCGGCAGTCGGATTGGGACTGTTGGGGACGAACACCGTGTACAGGTCGTCGTCGGTCGCTTTCGACACCGATTCGGGCGCCTCGTTGGTGACGAACCCGATAGAAAACAGTCCCTCACGAGGGAACTCGACGAGAACGACACGGTCGTACCCAGCAGTGGGTTCTGTGAGCGACTCGGAAACTTGCCGGACGCCGAAGTAGATGGTTCGGACGAGCGGGAGGAGTTCGACGCCGCGCTCGAAACTTCCGAAGAGGCGCTGACCGAGACTCATCGATGCGAGATAGCCGACGAGTGCGATGGTCACCGCGATGATGAGCGCCGCCAGGAGTTGTGAGATGAGCACGATATCGCCCGAGTAGTTGAGCGCGTCCGCGAGGAAGGGGGTTATCTCTCGAACTAACGGGCGGAGCGCTGCCGTGATGCGGTTGAAGAGAAACTGGAGGACGAACACGGTCACGGCGAGCGGTGCGACGAGAATGAGACCCGTGACGAAACTACTTCGAAGCCGAGCGAGCACGTCCATACGGCTTTTGAGTCCGACGGCGACTAAATTGTATGGGCGACGGAAATCATCACGAAATCGTGATGGTGACCACAAACGATAGCCATTAAGGCCCACCTCCCGAAGCCGTCGGTATGTTCACAGGAATCGTGGAGGGGCCGGGCGAAATCGTCGGTGTGACCGACACCGCGAGTGGTTTCTCCGCAGGAGAGATTACGTCGGATGACTCATCCGACGGTGGTCGCCGCCTTCGAATCAGAACCGACCTCGAGTTCGACGACCTCCACCACGGCCAATCTATCGCCGTCTCTGGCGTCTGTCTGACGGTCGAGGAGTTCGGCGACGACTGGTTCGAAGTCTTCCTCGCCGCAGAGACGGTCGAGAAGACCTACCTCGGCGAGGTCGGTGAAGGCGACCGAGTCAACCTCGAACGCGCGCTCGCGGCGAGTGACCGCTTCGACGGACACATCGTACAGGGTCACGTCGACGGGACGACCACGGTCAGCAACGTCGAACAAGTCGGTGACGACTGGTTCTTCGAGTTCGACCTGCCCGAGTCGCTCGCGAAGTACGTCGTCCAGAAAGGCTCTGTCTGTCTCGACGGCATCAGTCTCACCGTGGCCGACCGCCGTGACGACTCGTTCGCCGTGGCAATCATCCCGACGACCTACGACCTGACAACGCTCTCGGAGAAAGACCCCGGCGACCCGATTCACGTCGAGGTCGACGTGGTTGCAAAGTACGTCGAGTCGATGCTCGACGGCTACGTCGACGGGTTGCGCGCGGAGTAGAAAACGACTCGTTCTGCGCCCCGACGCGCCTCAGTCTTCGAACTCAGTCACTTCCGACGTGAACGACGACGCGGGCTGGCTTGGTTCGTATGCCGCGTGGTACGCCTGACTGTAGCGACGAATCTTCCGGATGAGGTAGAGGCCGAAGATACCGTCGTAGATGAGTACGTACACGAGGAACGACGGGAGGGAACCCAGTCCCGTCAGCGACGCGATGGCGAACGACCCGATGCCGACCGTCGAGTTGTACGTTGCGTGGACGACCGACGCGAGGATGAGGCCCTTGACGACGATTGGGCCGGCGTTTTCTTTGTTGAACTTCGCGAGGCCAAGGTAGTAGCCTGCGATAGCAGAGTAGATGACGTGACCCGGGCCGGCGAGTGCGCGAACCGCCGTGATGGTGCTGCCAGCACCGATGATCGCGGCGCCATCGGCGACACCGACGTCGAGTCCCGACATCATGATGTTGCGAGTGATGTAGAGGGCGTTCTCGATGGTGGCGAAGCCGAGACCAGCCATCGCGCCGTAGACTGCGCCGTCGACGACGGAGTTGAAACTACTGTTGGAGTACGCGTACAGACGAACCGCGAGCAACTTCACCGTCTCTTCGACGGGGCCGACGACGAGGAAGAAGAAGATAATCGACCCGAAGAACCCGATGCTGAGCGATAGTTCGGTCGCAATCGTCTGCCCGACGTTGCCCAAGAGCGAGTTGAGAACGGCCGCAAACGTGGCCGTCAGAACGCCGAGGAGGAACGTGACCACGAGAACCGAGAGTGGTTCGTTATCGGTCACGTCGGTGTAGTAGACGTACCCTGCGAGGCCGAGTGCCGGCAACGCCGACAGCAACGTGAGTGCGCCAATCTGTGGGTCGGTAATCGCTGTGAGTCCACCGATACCGACGAGAATGAGGAGCGCGGTGAGGATGACGATTGCGCGGGTAGACGCGACCAACAGTCGGTAGAGTGCGACGGCTAATCCGTCGACGGACGTCCGTTCCTCCCACGTCGCGATGTCGTAGAGGTCCGCCTTTCCATCGGACCCACGTTCGACCGGGTCTCGGCTCTGGTCCATCACCTGACGAATAGAGGGCGTGGGGCGTAATTCCTTCGGCGAGGGCTGTTGCTGTGCCCGACCGAGTGAAGTTAAACCCTCCACGCCGAAGGGCCGATATGCATTTCGACCCACGCGAACAGGCGGCGCTCCGCGAGGTCGGTCTCGACACTGACGACCTCCGTGAAGCGTCCGAGCACGTCAGCGCGGCCGTCGACGCAGACGCCGACCGTCTCGCAGCGTTCTTCGGCGACGGCGGAACGTTCTATTCGGATATGGAGATGGCACACAGTGCCAGCGACGTACAGGAACACACGGTCGACCACATCGACCTCTACACGCACGGGGCGTCACTCCGTGGCTACCTCAAGTTCGACTCGTGGGGCGTTCCCATCGAGGGTGGACGCATCCTCTCTGAGGAGACGGTCGAACTCTCGCTCGGCCCGACCGTCGACGCGCGCGTGAAGTTCGCCCGCGACCCCGACGACCTATGAACGTCCGCGTTCGCGGCATCTACACCACGGCACTGACGCGGTTGTTCCTCGAATCCGGACACGACGTGGTGCAGGCGTCCGGCCCGAT
The genomic region above belongs to Haloferax marinisediminis and contains:
- a CDS encoding DUF502 domain-containing protein, producing the protein MDVLARLRSSFVTGLILVAPLAVTVFVLQFLFNRITAALRPLVREITPFLADALNYSGDIVLISQLLAALIIAVTIALVGYLASMSLGQRLFGSFERGVELLPLVRTIYFGVRQVSESLTEPTAGYDRVVLVEFPREGLFSIGFVTNEAPESVSKATDDDLYTVFVPNSPNPTAGALVMLSPDEIRELDMPVRRGLRLLVTTGLSVNDPETLPSGPAGYDPANGVDGAQTNTDVDTRGEHEQSSN
- a CDS encoding riboflavin synthase; translation: MFTGIVEGPGEIVGVTDTASGFSAGEITSDDSSDGGRRLRIRTDLEFDDLHHGQSIAVSGVCLTVEEFGDDWFEVFLAAETVEKTYLGEVGEGDRVNLERALAASDRFDGHIVQGHVDGTTTVSNVEQVGDDWFFEFDLPESLAKYVVQKGSVCLDGISLTVADRRDDSFAVAIIPTTYDLTTLSEKDPGDPIHVEVDVVAKYVESMLDGYVDGLRAE
- a CDS encoding PrsW family intramembrane metalloprotease; its protein translation is MDQSRDPVERGSDGKADLYDIATWEERTSVDGLAVALYRLLVASTRAIVILTALLILVGIGGLTAITDPQIGALTLLSALPALGLAGYVYYTDVTDNEPLSVLVVTFLLGVLTATFAAVLNSLLGNVGQTIATELSLSIGFFGSIIFFFLVVGPVEETVKLLAVRLYAYSNSSFNSVVDGAVYGAMAGLGFATIENALYITRNIMMSGLDVGVADGAAIIGAGSTITAVRALAGPGHVIYSAIAGYYLGLAKFNKENAGPIVVKGLILASVVHATYNSTVGIGSFAIASLTGLGSLPSFLVYVLIYDGIFGLYLIRKIRRYSQAYHAAYEPSQPASSFTSEVTEFED
- a CDS encoding DUF7532 family protein, coding for MHFDPREQAALREVGLDTDDLREASEHVSAAVDADADRLAAFFGDGGTFYSDMEMAHSASDVQEHTVDHIDLYTHGASLRGYLKFDSWGVPIEGGRILSEETVELSLGPTVDARVKFARDPDDL